A single window of Rubripirellula lacrimiformis DNA harbors:
- a CDS encoding N-succinylarginine dihydrolase — MSLVEVQIDRLVGPTHHFGGLGVGNLASKSHSGQVSNPAAAAIQGLEKMKLVASLGVPQWVLPPQQRPDWTLLRSLGFAGSDRDVLRDARDRSPELLSAASSSSAMWTANAATVTVGNDGDRWGTDVSIANLSSSLHRCIEWQQTEADLRAILPSSVRVHSPLMGGAAMRDEGAANHMRLGHVDAPEFVDVFVYGDQDPLPQNFMPRQTLASFQAIDRRHQWDRPQRSAGHAVFLKQHPRAIDAGAFHNDVVAISHHDLMIHHQFAFADNDAAMELLDRRCVEVTGRPVVRVQVADDQLTMDEAIATYLFNSQVVSVGADDAPPVMICPVQVDRSAAARGLVDRWQSEGLISRVQFVDLGQSMAGGGGPACLRLRVPMQPEDVDAMSPASRWTPELHDRLCQIIHDGYPKAVSWDELASIDFVNAAKRVRDQVAESLGCEMRS; from the coding sequence GGTTTCCAACCCGGCCGCCGCAGCAATCCAAGGGCTGGAAAAGATGAAACTGGTGGCCAGCCTGGGCGTGCCGCAGTGGGTTCTGCCGCCCCAGCAGCGTCCCGATTGGACGCTGCTGCGATCGCTTGGCTTTGCGGGCAGCGACCGCGACGTGCTTCGTGATGCGCGGGATCGGTCGCCCGAATTGCTGTCTGCGGCGAGCAGTTCGTCAGCGATGTGGACGGCCAACGCAGCGACGGTAACGGTCGGCAACGATGGCGATCGCTGGGGCACCGATGTGTCGATCGCGAACCTGAGTTCCAGTCTGCACCGATGTATCGAATGGCAGCAGACCGAAGCTGACCTGCGTGCGATCTTGCCATCGTCAGTGCGAGTTCACTCGCCTCTGATGGGCGGGGCGGCGATGCGTGACGAGGGTGCTGCCAATCACATGCGTCTGGGACATGTGGATGCACCGGAGTTTGTGGATGTCTTTGTGTATGGGGACCAGGATCCGTTGCCGCAAAATTTCATGCCGCGTCAAACGCTGGCGTCGTTCCAAGCGATTGATCGTCGCCATCAATGGGATCGGCCGCAGCGGTCTGCGGGGCACGCTGTCTTTCTGAAACAGCATCCGCGTGCCATCGATGCTGGTGCGTTTCACAACGACGTGGTGGCGATCAGTCATCATGATCTGATGATCCACCACCAATTCGCGTTTGCGGACAACGACGCGGCGATGGAGTTGCTGGATCGCCGTTGTGTCGAAGTGACCGGTCGACCGGTGGTGCGTGTCCAGGTGGCCGACGACCAGTTGACCATGGACGAAGCGATTGCGACCTATTTGTTCAACAGCCAGGTCGTTTCGGTGGGCGCCGATGACGCGCCGCCGGTGATGATTTGCCCGGTCCAGGTGGATCGATCTGCGGCAGCCAGAGGGTTGGTGGATCGCTGGCAATCGGAGGGGCTGATTTCGCGGGTCCAGTTTGTGGATCTGGGGCAAAGCATGGCCGGTGGTGGCGGACCGGCCTGTTTGCGGCTGCGTGTTCCGATGCAGCCTGAGGATGTGGACGCGATGTCGCCGGCCAGTCGCTGGACGCCGGAGCTGCACGATCGACTTTGCCAGATCATCCACGACGGATATCCCAAGGCGGTGTCATGGGACGAATTGGCGTCGATCGATTTTGTGAACGCAGCGAAAAGAGTTCGTGATCAGGTCGCCGAGTCGTTGGGTTGCGAAATGCGATCGTAG
- a CDS encoding carbon-nitrogen hydrolase family protein, with product MKIACVQTDVVFADIAANVARVLKWMELAGRANADLVVFPECMLCGYGYEDRQEAAQQALSMDSPVFASIAQSAAEHQLNVTLGFLEADGDRLFNSSALIGPKGVVGNYRKIHLPHIGVDRFVDRGDIPYRTLAAREANVGLAICYDSSFPEPIRILGLEGADVIALGTNWPVTASRTAEIVPAARSMENHLFFVAANRVGTERGFEFCGMSSICGPDGVVLVASPDAEETMLMADIDLAEARNKRIERTAGKHVIHRMNDRRPEFYDRISQPNDSAT from the coding sequence ATGAAGATTGCCTGCGTCCAGACTGATGTTGTCTTCGCCGATATCGCTGCCAACGTCGCACGCGTTCTAAAATGGATGGAACTGGCAGGCCGCGCCAATGCGGATCTGGTGGTATTCCCCGAATGCATGCTATGCGGTTATGGCTACGAAGATCGCCAGGAAGCCGCCCAACAGGCCCTGTCCATGGACAGTCCCGTTTTCGCCTCGATCGCGCAATCCGCCGCGGAACACCAGTTGAACGTCACGCTCGGCTTTCTTGAAGCCGACGGGGATCGCTTATTCAATTCATCCGCCCTGATTGGCCCTAAGGGCGTCGTCGGCAACTATCGCAAAATCCACCTTCCGCACATCGGTGTCGATCGATTCGTCGATCGCGGCGACATCCCGTACCGCACCCTGGCCGCGCGCGAAGCCAACGTGGGACTGGCGATCTGTTACGACAGCTCGTTTCCCGAACCGATCCGAATCCTGGGGCTCGAAGGCGCCGACGTGATCGCGCTTGGCACCAATTGGCCGGTGACAGCGTCGCGAACCGCCGAAATCGTGCCAGCCGCTCGCAGCATGGAAAACCACTTGTTCTTCGTTGCCGCCAACCGCGTGGGAACCGAGCGGGGATTCGAGTTCTGCGGCATGAGTTCGATTTGCGGCCCCGATGGTGTCGTCTTGGTGGCCAGCCCCGACGCCGAGGAAACTATGCTGATGGCCGATATCGACCTGGCAGAAGCTCGCAACAAACGCATCGAACGCACCGCCGGCAAACACGTCATCCACCGCATGAACGATCGGCGCCCCGAATTCTACGATCGCATTTCGCAACCCAACGACTCGGCGACCTGA
- the sthA gene encoding Si-specific NAD(P)(+) transhydrogenase yields MSKKKYDYDLFVIGTGPGGEGAAMQCAKHGMSVAVAETYREIGGGCTHWGTIPSKALRYAITSTMTALKNPALREMGITTTPSLEQLKRGTQAIIGRQVTMRQSFYDRNNVPIYRGHARFVDEHSVSIDGDEPITAETLVIATGSRPYRPAGVDFDHARIFDSDTILDLDQKPISMCIYGAGVIGVEYASMFRNLGIKVNLINTRSKLLEFLDDEIIDAISYHLRDQGVIIRHNEMMESITGEDDGVVLQLKSGKRVKTDILLWANGRSGNTDDLGLQNLEVVANNRGQIQVDEHFQTVVPNIYAVGDVIGVPSLASAAYTQGRAAGMHILGQADGNLRLHDIPTGIYTSPEISSVGKTERELTEACVPYEVGQAQFKSLARAQITGQTVGMLKILFHRETLEILGVHCFGANASEIVHIGQAIMVQPGAQNTLTYFVETTFNYPTMAEAYRVAALNGINRLF; encoded by the coding sequence ATGAGCAAGAAAAAGTACGACTACGACCTGTTTGTGATCGGTACCGGGCCCGGCGGCGAAGGTGCCGCCATGCAATGTGCCAAACACGGGATGAGTGTTGCCGTAGCTGAAACCTATCGTGAAATTGGCGGCGGGTGTACCCATTGGGGGACGATCCCCAGCAAGGCCCTGCGGTACGCGATCACCTCGACGATGACCGCCCTGAAAAATCCAGCGCTTCGCGAAATGGGGATCACGACCACACCCAGCCTAGAACAGCTGAAACGTGGAACCCAGGCGATTATCGGCCGCCAAGTCACCATGCGTCAGTCGTTTTATGACCGTAATAATGTCCCAATCTACCGCGGGCACGCCCGTTTCGTCGATGAACACTCGGTTTCGATCGATGGCGACGAACCGATCACGGCGGAAACTCTGGTCATTGCCACCGGGTCACGCCCGTACCGGCCTGCGGGAGTCGATTTCGACCATGCTCGTATTTTCGACAGCGATACGATCCTAGATCTGGATCAGAAACCGATTTCGATGTGCATCTACGGGGCCGGTGTGATCGGCGTCGAATATGCATCGATGTTTCGGAATCTGGGGATCAAGGTCAATTTGATCAATACACGAAGCAAGTTGCTGGAGTTCCTGGACGACGAAATCATCGATGCGATCTCGTATCATCTGCGCGACCAGGGCGTGATCATTCGCCACAATGAAATGATGGAATCGATCACCGGCGAAGACGATGGCGTGGTGCTGCAGTTGAAGAGCGGCAAACGGGTCAAGACCGACATCCTGTTGTGGGCTAACGGACGCAGCGGCAACACCGACGATCTGGGGCTACAGAACTTGGAAGTCGTCGCCAACAACCGCGGCCAAATCCAAGTCGACGAGCACTTTCAAACCGTGGTGCCCAACATTTACGCCGTTGGCGATGTGATCGGTGTGCCATCGTTGGCCAGTGCGGCGTACACACAGGGGCGTGCTGCCGGTATGCACATCCTTGGCCAAGCCGACGGGAATTTGCGATTGCATGACATCCCGACGGGAATCTACACCAGCCCGGAAATCAGCAGCGTCGGCAAGACCGAGCGTGAATTGACCGAAGCGTGTGTGCCCTACGAAGTCGGTCAGGCCCAGTTCAAAAGTCTCGCACGTGCACAGATCACCGGCCAAACGGTTGGCATGCTGAAGATTCTGTTCCATCGGGAAACGTTGGAAATCTTGGGCGTGCACTGCTTCGGTGCCAATGCATCGGAGATCGTCCACATTGGTCAAGCGATCATGGTTCAGCCGGGCGCCCAAAACACGTTGACCTACTTTGTCGAGACGACGTTCAACTATCCCACGATGGCCGAGGCCTATCGTGTGGCCGCGTTGAACGGCATCAATCGATTGTTCTAG
- a CDS encoding dicarboxylate/amino acid:cation symporter has protein sequence MHRLALHWQILIGMVAGTLLGVFLNLFASTRDVNVTTDLPPGITSAAINDTSDRTTIKYIGDEGDPVIRTVDPLSRDETTFRTIDELAKTDAAAAKIYYQHGQSTAKRWGGWFKKIGGLFLRMLQMVAVPLIITSLLTGILGLGGANGVGRMFRRTLLYYVCTSMLAIITGLLVVNIIRPGLAGDAVPVAPTEAHEATSLGEILFQQLEAMIPSNPLGALTEPNFLSIIAFTIAFGLFTLSVGGETSRRIEAAAKAGFEVMMAMTTAIIKLAPIGVLFLIAYVTATQGPGVFKSLGWYVLAVTIALAIHACITLPLILKFVAKRSPIQYAKAMSPALLTAFSSASSNGTLPLTMSSVENRAGVSNKTGSFVLPLGATINMDGTALYEAVAVLFIAQLHFGHNLPLTQQIIVAMTALLASVGAAGIPHAGLVMMVIILHAVGLPVEMQGIILAVDRVLDMARTSVNVWSDSCGCAVVERLENA, from the coding sequence ATGCATCGACTCGCGCTGCACTGGCAGATACTCATTGGCATGGTCGCCGGAACCCTGCTGGGCGTCTTTCTGAATCTGTTCGCGTCCACTCGCGACGTGAACGTCACCACGGACCTGCCGCCCGGAATCACTTCGGCGGCGATCAACGACACGTCCGACCGCACGACGATCAAGTACATCGGCGACGAAGGCGATCCAGTCATCCGCACCGTCGATCCACTGTCCCGTGACGAAACCACGTTTCGGACGATCGACGAACTGGCCAAGACCGATGCCGCCGCGGCAAAGATTTATTACCAGCACGGGCAAAGCACCGCCAAACGATGGGGCGGTTGGTTCAAGAAAATCGGCGGGCTGTTCCTGCGGATGCTACAGATGGTGGCCGTGCCGCTGATCATCACGTCGCTATTGACCGGGATCCTTGGCCTGGGCGGCGCCAACGGTGTCGGACGAATGTTCCGCCGAACGCTGCTGTACTACGTCTGCACCAGCATGCTGGCGATCATCACGGGATTGTTGGTCGTCAACATCATCCGACCAGGCTTGGCCGGCGACGCTGTACCGGTCGCCCCCACAGAGGCCCACGAAGCAACATCGCTTGGCGAGATCCTGTTCCAACAGCTCGAAGCGATGATCCCTAGCAACCCGCTGGGCGCGCTGACCGAACCAAACTTCCTTTCCATCATCGCGTTCACGATCGCATTCGGTTTGTTCACGCTATCGGTTGGCGGCGAAACCAGCCGGCGAATCGAAGCGGCTGCCAAAGCGGGCTTCGAAGTCATGATGGCGATGACCACCGCCATCATCAAACTGGCCCCGATCGGAGTCCTGTTCCTGATTGCCTACGTAACCGCGACCCAAGGTCCAGGCGTTTTCAAATCACTTGGATGGTACGTCCTGGCCGTCACGATCGCGCTCGCTATCCACGCCTGCATCACGCTGCCACTGATCCTAAAGTTTGTCGCCAAGCGAAGCCCGATCCAGTACGCCAAGGCAATGTCGCCGGCCCTGCTGACCGCGTTCAGCAGCGCCAGCAGCAACGGCACTTTGCCGCTGACCATGTCCAGCGTCGAAAACCGCGCAGGCGTTAGCAACAAGACAGGATCCTTCGTGCTACCGCTCGGTGCGACCATCAACATGGACGGCACCGCACTCTACGAAGCCGTTGCGGTGCTATTCATCGCCCAACTGCACTTCGGGCATAACCTGCCGCTGACCCAGCAGATCATCGTGGCGATGACCGCGCTGCTAGCCAGTGTCGGTGCCGCCGGAATCCCTCATGCCGGGCTAGTGATGATGGTCATCATCCTGCACGCCGTCGGACTACCGGTCGAAATGCAAGGCATCATCCTGGCCGTGGACCGAGTCCTGGACATGGCTCGCACCAGCGTCAACGTGTGGAGCGATTCTTGTGGATGCGCCGTCGTCGAGCGACTGGAAAACGCATAG
- the tkt gene encoding transketolase, protein MSVASTDIQKLAVDTIRTLSMDAVQTANSGHPGTPMALAPIAYQLFNHEMNYDPSQPHWPGRDRFVLSCGHASMLLYSTLYLAGVKAVDDAGNPTDKLSITLEDIKNFRQIGSVCAGHPEYAEAAGIETTTGPLGAGVSNSVGMAMAEKWLAANYNTDDLTLFDYNVYALCSDGDMMEGIACEAASIAGHLQLDNLCWLYDDNNITIEGDTDLAFSEDMATKFKGLGWNVVTVTDANDREAVSKAVANFHACTDKPTLIIVKSIIGYGAPHKQNTHGAHGAPLGWDEIALAKEAYGLPADKKFYVPDGVIEHFADNLGKRGSEAFAKWSEVWSKYQSAHPAKAAELKSVFAGELPQGWDQDIPVFDACEKGDATRNSGGKVLNAIAKNVPFMIGGSADLAPSNKSDLKFDGAGDFLTNHYGGRNLHFGIREHAMAGITNGLSLTGLKSYCATFFVFTDYMRGAMRLASIMHQPVIYILTHDSIGVGEDGPTHQPVEHLTACRSIPGLYVFRPGDANEVSECYRAAMGLTTHPSAFVLSRQNMPTLDRTKYNAASGCAKGGYVLQDCDGTPDVILMGSGSELCMCVEAADTLTAEGKKVRIVSMPCMDLFADQSQAYRDEVLPPSVTNRVAIEAGIRMSWDRWIGSNGKFVGMSGFGASGPFDQVYAHFGINAEAVAKAAKA, encoded by the coding sequence ATGAGCGTTGCATCGACCGACATCCAAAAACTTGCCGTCGACACCATCCGCACCCTCAGCATGGACGCGGTACAAACGGCCAACAGCGGCCACCCAGGCACGCCGATGGCCCTGGCGCCAATCGCGTACCAGCTGTTCAACCACGAAATGAACTACGATCCGTCCCAGCCGCACTGGCCTGGCCGCGATCGTTTTGTTCTGTCCTGCGGCCACGCTTCGATGCTGCTGTACAGCACGCTGTACTTGGCGGGCGTCAAAGCCGTCGACGATGCGGGCAATCCAACCGACAAGCTGTCGATCACCCTGGAAGACATCAAGAACTTCCGTCAAATCGGCAGCGTCTGTGCCGGACACCCGGAATACGCCGAAGCCGCTGGTATCGAAACCACCACCGGCCCCTTGGGCGCAGGCGTCAGCAACAGCGTGGGCATGGCAATGGCCGAAAAATGGCTGGCTGCCAACTACAACACCGACGACCTGACCCTGTTTGATTACAACGTCTACGCCCTGTGCAGCGACGGCGACATGATGGAAGGCATCGCCTGCGAAGCCGCCTCGATCGCCGGCCACCTGCAACTAGACAACCTGTGCTGGCTGTACGACGACAACAACATCACCATCGAAGGTGATACAGACTTGGCGTTCAGCGAAGACATGGCCACCAAGTTCAAAGGCCTGGGCTGGAACGTCGTCACCGTCACCGACGCCAACGACCGAGAAGCGGTCAGCAAAGCCGTTGCCAACTTCCACGCCTGCACCGACAAACCGACGCTGATCATCGTCAAAAGCATCATCGGTTACGGTGCCCCCCACAAACAAAACACGCACGGCGCCCACGGGGCACCGCTGGGTTGGGACGAAATCGCCTTGGCCAAAGAAGCCTACGGGCTGCCCGCCGACAAGAAATTCTATGTTCCCGACGGCGTGATCGAGCACTTTGCCGACAACCTGGGCAAACGCGGATCGGAAGCCTTCGCGAAGTGGTCGGAAGTATGGTCCAAGTACCAATCGGCCCACCCGGCCAAAGCCGCTGAACTGAAATCGGTCTTCGCTGGCGAATTGCCACAAGGTTGGGACCAAGACATTCCTGTCTTCGATGCATGCGAAAAGGGCGACGCGACCCGCAACAGTGGCGGCAAAGTCTTGAACGCCATCGCCAAGAACGTTCCGTTCATGATCGGTGGATCAGCCGACTTGGCACCGAGCAACAAATCGGATCTGAAGTTTGATGGTGCTGGCGATTTCCTGACCAACCATTACGGCGGACGCAACCTGCACTTCGGCATCCGCGAACACGCCATGGCCGGCATCACGAACGGTTTGTCGCTGACCGGACTGAAGTCCTACTGTGCGACGTTCTTTGTGTTCACCGACTACATGCGTGGTGCGATGCGATTGGCCAGCATCATGCACCAACCGGTCATCTATATCCTGACCCACGATTCGATCGGTGTCGGCGAAGATGGCCCGACGCACCAACCGGTGGAACACCTGACCGCTTGCCGATCGATCCCCGGCTTGTACGTATTCCGTCCGGGCGACGCCAACGAAGTATCCGAGTGCTATCGCGCGGCGATGGGCCTGACGACGCACCCGTCGGCATTCGTGCTGTCGCGCCAGAACATGCCAACGCTGGACCGCACCAAGTACAACGCAGCGTCCGGATGTGCCAAGGGCGGCTACGTGTTGCAAGATTGCGACGGCACCCCCGACGTGATCCTGATGGGCAGCGGCAGCGAACTTTGCATGTGCGTCGAAGCCGCCGACACACTGACCGCCGAAGGCAAGAAGGTCCGTATCGTCAGCATGCCTTGCATGGACCTATTCGCCGACCAAAGCCAAGCCTATCGCGACGAAGTCCTGCCACCATCGGTCACCAACCGAGTGGCGATCGAAGCCGGCATCCGAATGTCATGGGATCGCTGGATCGGTTCCAACGGCAAGTTTGTCGGCATGAGCGGGTTTGGTGCTAGCGGCCCATTCGACCAAGTCTACGCCCACTTTGGCATCAACGCCGAAGCAGTCGCCAAAGCTGCCAAGGCGTAA
- the surE gene encoding 5'/3'-nucleotidase SurE: MRILLTNDDGVFAPGIAALEQQLRHLGEVVVVAPATEQSGVGHAITFLTPLTCKSMRKDGRHWAWAVDGSPADCVKLAIGELFKDNPVDLVVSGINSGLNSGINVLYSGTVAAAIEGAFFGVTSVAVSLEYDEDADYQSAAVIAKNVVRGLIDQPEAKGRLFNLNVPTAATLSPKDVEVVPMGLAQYGRSYEKRADPQGRPYYWAQWSEPETPPPEDADVSQLAAGNCTLTPLQFDLTERRLLESMRNWGLKG, encoded by the coding sequence ATGCGTATTTTGCTGACAAATGACGATGGAGTGTTCGCACCGGGGATTGCGGCGCTGGAGCAACAATTGCGGCACCTGGGCGAAGTGGTGGTGGTTGCACCGGCCACCGAACAGTCCGGGGTTGGCCACGCAATCACGTTCTTGACACCGCTAACGTGCAAATCGATGCGGAAAGACGGCCGGCACTGGGCCTGGGCCGTGGACGGGTCTCCGGCGGATTGTGTAAAGCTAGCGATCGGCGAACTGTTCAAGGACAATCCGGTCGACTTGGTGGTCTCCGGAATCAACAGCGGGCTGAACTCCGGCATCAACGTGCTGTACAGCGGTACGGTCGCGGCCGCCATCGAAGGAGCGTTTTTTGGGGTCACCAGCGTCGCGGTGTCGCTGGAATACGACGAAGACGCGGATTACCAATCCGCCGCCGTGATCGCCAAAAACGTCGTCCGGGGCCTGATTGACCAACCCGAGGCCAAGGGGCGACTGTTCAATTTGAACGTCCCGACGGCCGCGACGCTTTCGCCCAAAGACGTCGAAGTGGTCCCGATGGGGCTGGCCCAATACGGCCGCAGCTACGAAAAACGCGCCGATCCCCAGGGCCGGCCTTATTACTGGGCCCAATGGAGCGAACCAGAAACGCCACCGCCGGAAGACGCGGACGTCAGCCAATTGGCGGCGGGCAACTGCACCCTGACACCGCTGCAATTCGATTTGACCGAGCGTCGGCTGCTGGAATCGATGCGAAACTGGGGGCTAAAAGGGTAG
- the guaA gene encoding glutamine-hydrolyzing GMP synthase has protein sequence MKSTDAAEANLSDGPPEELTGQRIVVLDFGSQYAQLIARRVRDQNVYCQILRHDITAQRLAELAPKGIILSGGPSSVYADGAPKCDPELFKLGIPVLGICYGMQLTCEALGGKVDNAPSREYGPAKCKISQHEGLFGDLPDEIDVWMSHGDQVSSISDTFETLASTPTCPYAAIRHRSLPVFGIQFHPEVTHTPLGGKLLENFVVGVCGCEPSWKLGDFADAVIQRVREQVGNRRVICGLSGGVDSSVVAALLYKAIGPQLSCILVDNGLLRKNEQQLVIDEFTNHFKADLRVVQAEDRFLASLAGVSEPQEKRRRIGSDFIECFKQEALTIKDAHFLAQGTLYPDVIESGADPDGPAATIKLHHNVGGLPAELGFELIEPLRDLFKDEVRRLGLELGLPESLVWRHPFPGPGLAVRCLGEVTRDKLVVLREADAIVVEEIEKAGLYRDTSQSFAVLLPVQSVGVMGDARTYENAVAIRSVDTNDFMTADWSRLPYDLLARMSSRIINEVKGVNRVCYDISSKPPATIEWE, from the coding sequence ATGAAATCAACTGATGCCGCAGAGGCGAATCTAAGCGACGGTCCACCGGAAGAATTGACGGGCCAACGTATCGTTGTTCTCGACTTCGGTTCCCAGTACGCCCAACTGATTGCCCGTCGGGTGCGCGATCAGAATGTCTACTGCCAGATCCTCCGGCACGACATCACCGCCCAGCGGTTGGCCGAACTGGCGCCCAAGGGGATCATCCTGTCGGGTGGTCCGTCCAGCGTGTATGCCGACGGAGCGCCGAAGTGCGATCCCGAGCTGTTCAAGCTGGGGATCCCCGTCTTGGGCATCTGTTACGGGATGCAGTTGACCTGCGAAGCGTTGGGCGGAAAGGTCGACAACGCCCCTTCACGCGAATACGGCCCGGCAAAATGCAAAATCAGCCAACACGAAGGATTGTTCGGTGATCTGCCGGATGAAATCGATGTTTGGATGAGCCACGGGGATCAGGTCAGTTCGATCAGCGATACGTTCGAAACGTTGGCTTCGACGCCAACCTGTCCGTACGCCGCGATCCGTCACCGCAGTCTGCCGGTGTTCGGAATCCAGTTTCACCCCGAAGTGACTCATACGCCGCTGGGCGGAAAGTTGCTGGAGAACTTTGTGGTGGGCGTCTGCGGCTGCGAGCCATCTTGGAAACTCGGCGACTTTGCCGATGCCGTCATCCAGCGTGTTCGGGAACAGGTCGGCAATCGACGCGTGATCTGTGGTCTTAGCGGGGGTGTCGATTCGTCCGTGGTGGCGGCGCTGCTTTACAAAGCGATCGGTCCCCAATTGTCGTGCATCCTGGTCGATAACGGCCTGCTACGCAAAAACGAACAACAGTTGGTGATCGACGAATTCACCAACCACTTCAAAGCCGATCTGCGAGTGGTCCAAGCCGAAGATCGTTTCTTGGCGTCGTTGGCGGGGGTGAGCGAACCGCAGGAAAAACGCCGCCGGATCGGTTCCGATTTTATCGAGTGTTTCAAGCAAGAAGCGCTGACGATCAAAGATGCTCATTTCTTGGCACAGGGCACGCTGTACCCCGACGTGATCGAAAGCGGTGCGGATCCGGACGGCCCGGCTGCCACGATCAAGCTGCACCACAACGTCGGTGGGCTGCCCGCCGAATTGGGTTTCGAGCTGATTGAACCGCTGCGGGATCTGTTCAAGGACGAAGTTCGTCGCCTCGGTTTGGAATTGGGACTACCCGAATCACTGGTTTGGCGTCATCCTTTCCCGGGACCGGGCTTGGCGGTGCGTTGCCTGGGCGAGGTGACTCGCGACAAGTTGGTGGTTCTGCGTGAAGCCGATGCGATTGTGGTCGAAGAAATCGAAAAGGCCGGGCTTTATCGTGACACCAGCCAATCGTTTGCCGTTCTGTTGCCTGTGCAAAGTGTCGGCGTGATGGGCGATGCCAGAACCTACGAAAACGCGGTGGCGATTCGCAGCGTCGACACCAACGATTTTATGACAGCCGATTGGAGTCGCTTGCCATACGATCTGCTGGCTCGCATGAGTTCGCGGATCATCAACGAAGTAAAAGGAGTGAACCGCGTTTGCTACGACATCAGCAGCAAACCGCCCGCCACCATCGAATGGGAATGA